In the genome of Bacillus marinisedimentorum, the window TGTAAAATGGTGTCCCCGCTTGATTCCCCGGTTATTTTCGAGGCCGGCAGGGAGAAAACTTTGCCGTCATCAAGCTTAACGTTGACTTTAATCTGATTCTTTACATTATGTTTATCTAGTGAATATAACGCAGGATATGTCATGTGTCCCCTCAACCCCTTTCCGTGTAATCGATTCCAGCAGCACGTGATCAAGCTTCGTAAACCATTGCTTCATACGGTTTAAGTTTTACCGGCCGCTGTCCAGTTTTAGAAAGTACATCATTTGAAAGGATGACGTTTTGGACAGGCAAATCGATTTGCACTGCTTCTTCCTCATTGGTGAAATTGCATGCCACGACAATCGTCTTATCATGATCGAACCGTTTATAAGCAAATACGGCTGGATTATCCTCATCAAGCTGCTCATATTTTCCGAAAACAATGCAATTTGAATAAGGACTGTCCTTCCGCAAAGAAATCAATCGCTTATAAAAGAAATATAAGGAATCAGAATCATTAAGGGCATTCTGGACATTTACCTCTTTCACGTTTTCGTTTACATCGAGCCACGGCACGCCTTCAGTGAATCCCGCATTCTTTGAATCATTCCACTGCATCGGGGTCCTGGCATGGTCCCTGCTTCTGCGTCCTGCGGCATCAAGCGCTTCCTTTTCACTGAAGCCATCTCTCATTGCCAGAGCATATTGATTGTGGGTGCTGATATCATCATAACGGTCAATCGAACCGTAATCGGCATTTGTCATTCCGATTTCCTGTCCTTGATAAATGAATGGTGTTCCTCTTAGTAAAAAGTACATTGCCGCCAGCATTTTTTGGGCTTTCACGCCAGCCCCTTGCTCCCGGAGAAACTTGTTCAGCGAACGGGGATGATCGTGATTCTCAATATAAAGGGCACCCCATCCGGACTCATTCAATACTTGCTGGCTTTGATTGATGGTCCGCTTCAAATCCAGCAGACTCCAATTCACAGGCCTGGTCCATTTCCCTTCTTTGCCAAGGTCGAGGTCCACATGGTCAAATTCAAATAACATATTAAAATGGCCTTCAGGCCCGACAAATCGAGGCAGTTCGGAAGCCTTCACCCCGGGTGCCTCAGCGACCGTAACAATTTCGTATTTTTCAAATGTCTCCTCTTTCAATTCACGTAAAAGAGGGTGAATTCCAGGCTGATTTAAGCTCCCCTCCTGAACTTGCACCAAACCATCGTTATCATCGGCAGGCAAGCTGGAGAAATCGGCTCTTTTCTTGATAAAGGTGATGGCGTCAACGCGAAAGCCGGCAATCCCCTTTTCAAGCCACCAATTAACCATTCCGTATACAGCCTGCCTCACATCTTGATTTTCCCAATTCAAGTCAGGCTGTTTTTTGGAAAAAACATGGAGGTAATATTGATTCGTCTTTTCGTCGTATTCCCAGGCCGGCCCGCCAAAAATGGACCGCCAATTATTCGGCGGCGAGCCGTCATGTTTCGGGTCTTTCCAAATGTACCAGTCTCTTTTTTCACTGGCCTTTGAACTGCGTGATTCGATAAACCACTCGTGTTCGTCGGATGTGTGGTTGACAACAAGGTCCATCATGATGTTGATGTTCCTCCTGCCAGCTTCTTCAATGACTTTTTCCATATCTTCCATCGTTCCGAATTGCTCCGCTATCGCATAATAGTCGGAAATATCGTATCCGTTGTCATCCATCGGCGACTGATAGACAGGGCTTAACCAGATGAGGTCGATTCCCAGATTCTTCAGGTAATCCAGTTTTTCAATAATCCCCGGCAAATCACCGATTCCATCGTTATTCGAATCGTAGAAGCTTTTTGGATAAATTTGATATACGACCGAATTTTTCCACCACTGTGGTTCCATTATTTGATCGCCCCTTCGATTACCCCTTTAATGATTTGTTTCTGGGCAATGAAGTAGAAGATCAATACCGGAATGATTGCCAGCACAAGTGCCGCCATTGCTGAACCATAGTTAGATGTATATTTTCCAAAGAAATAGAATGTCGACAGCGGAATCGTCCTGGTCTCTTCAGAAACGAGCACAAGGGATGGCAGCAGGAAGTCATTCCAGATCCAAAGTACATCCAAAATTGCGATGGTGGTTGTGATCGGTTTCAGCATCGGAAAGACAACCTTCCAAAACACCTGGAATCGGGACGCGCCGTCAATGAGTGCCGCTTCTTCAAGTTCCAGCGGAATGTTCTTAATGAAACCATGGAACATGAAGGTGGCAAGACTGACACCAAAGCCCAGGTAGAAAAACGAAAGGGTCCATTTGCTGTTAAGCATATCAAGCCCGCCGTAAATTTTCACGAACGGAATCATCAGTGCCTGGAATGGGATGATCATCGACGCAACCAGGATCAGCAAAATATATTTATTCATTTTCCATTTCCATCTGACCAGGAAGTAGGCCAGCATAGAGCCAAAAATAATGATCAGCGTGACGGATACAACCGTAATCACGAGCGAGTTCCAAAAGGCCGAAGCGAACTTCATCGTCTCAAACGCTTCGATATAGTTGTCGAAGCTCCACTTTTCCGGTAAACCTAATGGGTCTTTGATAATCGGAAGCCGCTCTTTAAAGGAGTTCATGATAATCAGAATGAAGGGAAAAATGTACATGACGAAAAGTATGGATGAAATGGCAAACATCGCATATGGCTTCAATTTTTTCTTCAACATTATGATTCCACCTCCATCTTCTTCATGACTGC includes:
- a CDS encoding carbohydrate ABC transporter permease, which codes for MLKKKLKPYAMFAISSILFVMYIFPFILIIMNSFKERLPIIKDPLGLPEKWSFDNYIEAFETMKFASAFWNSLVITVVSVTLIIIFGSMLAYFLVRWKWKMNKYILLILVASMIIPFQALMIPFVKIYGGLDMLNSKWTLSFFYLGFGVSLATFMFHGFIKNIPLELEEAALIDGASRFQVFWKVVFPMLKPITTTIAILDVLWIWNDFLLPSLVLVSEETRTIPLSTFYFFGKYTSNYGSAMAALVLAIIPVLIFYFIAQKQIIKGVIEGAIK
- a CDS encoding glycoside hydrolase family 13 protein, whose translation is MEPQWWKNSVVYQIYPKSFYDSNNDGIGDLPGIIEKLDYLKNLGIDLIWLSPVYQSPMDDNGYDISDYYAIAEQFGTMEDMEKVIEEAGRRNINIMMDLVVNHTSDEHEWFIESRSSKASEKRDWYIWKDPKHDGSPPNNWRSIFGGPAWEYDEKTNQYYLHVFSKKQPDLNWENQDVRQAVYGMVNWWLEKGIAGFRVDAITFIKKRADFSSLPADDNDGLVQVQEGSLNQPGIHPLLRELKEETFEKYEIVTVAEAPGVKASELPRFVGPEGHFNMLFEFDHVDLDLGKEGKWTRPVNWSLLDLKRTINQSQQVLNESGWGALYIENHDHPRSLNKFLREQGAGVKAQKMLAAMYFLLRGTPFIYQGQEIGMTNADYGSIDRYDDISTHNQYALAMRDGFSEKEALDAAGRRSRDHARTPMQWNDSKNAGFTEGVPWLDVNENVKEVNVQNALNDSDSLYFFYKRLISLRKDSPYSNCIVFGKYEQLDEDNPAVFAYKRFDHDKTIVVACNFTNEEEAVQIDLPVQNVILSNDVLSKTGQRPVKLKPYEAMVYEA